A single Arachidicoccus sp. BS20 DNA region contains:
- a CDS encoding glycoside hydrolase family 43 protein, with product MADPTIFYNNGKYYLYGTYDINNSQGIRAFVSDHLKIFKKSDSKLVLRKGEAYGTAGFWAPQIWRQGKIFYMAYVANEHIAIAKSSSLLGPFVSNKQPLIADKKTIDPFVFTDDNGKKYLFHVEFNNGNKIYVAQLKDDFSGIIQSTDSLCLEAELPWEKEMDNVVEGPTVIKHNGWYYLIYSANHFKSKHYAVGYAVSRSVYGPWQKSADNPILSINGTGKPGTGHGDIFFDGKGKMYYVFHTHNSDSTVGPRKTAIVSAHFEKDNSGADKLIMEQSNMYYLKLKP from the coding sequence ATGGCAGACCCTACAATTTTTTACAATAACGGAAAATATTATTTATACGGAACGTACGATATAAACAACAGTCAAGGCATCAGAGCTTTTGTTTCGGACCATCTGAAAATTTTTAAAAAAAGCGACAGTAAACTCGTTTTGAGAAAAGGAGAAGCATACGGAACCGCCGGTTTTTGGGCGCCGCAGATATGGCGTCAAGGAAAAATATTTTATATGGCTTATGTTGCCAACGAACATATTGCCATTGCCAAATCGTCTTCGTTACTTGGTCCATTTGTATCTAACAAACAGCCATTGATTGCAGATAAAAAAACAATCGACCCATTTGTGTTTACCGACGATAATGGCAAAAAATATTTATTCCATGTAGAGTTCAACAATGGCAATAAAATTTATGTGGCGCAGCTTAAAGATGATTTTTCCGGCATCATTCAATCAACCGATTCGTTGTGTTTGGAAGCAGAGCTGCCATGGGAAAAAGAAATGGACAATGTGGTTGAAGGTCCTACGGTAATTAAACACAATGGCTGGTATTATCTTATTTATTCAGCAAATCATTTCAAAAGCAAACATTATGCAGTTGGTTATGCGGTAAGTAGAAGCGTTTATGGTCCCTGGCAAAAAAGCGCGGATAACCCTATTCTCAGCATCAACGGAACCGGAAAGCCGGGAACAGGACATGGCGATATTTTTTTCGACGGCAAAGGAAAAATGTATTATGTATTTCATACGCACAATTCAGACTCGACTGTTGGTCCAAGAAAAACAGCAATCGTCAGTGCACACTTTGAAAAAGATAATTCGGGAGCCGATAAGCTAATAATGGAACAAAGCAATATGTATTATTTAAAACTTAAACCCTAA
- a CDS encoding RagB/SusD family nutrient uptake outer membrane protein: MKKYLLHITLLLLLFSSCNNKDFLTNQPKSILTTDQVFANADLAYSALASLYAGYVDQQTITNWVEFTNFDEAFPSEAGNYWRVQQINYPYDWWNLWNYDYIRNINLFIQNCEASTALSDADRTRFIAEARFLRAANYFELVKRMGGVPIITVPLTYDYSGDPTSLQFPRNKESEVYDFVLNELDTIKNLLPDDAAIQDRATKGVCLAMQARAALYAASIAKYGANTPEVSLPDGEVGIPASQANAYYQRSRNAAMELINSHKYSLYMKTPDDLSTNFAALFYDKSNNPEVIFAQNFKLKSGTVEGWTLNNQPMAIAEESQGGRVNPSLNLALQYETLDNKYAPYKTNDGSNYIYYDNETDIFANRDARLAGTFILPGSQFKGKDVDIWAGYILPDSNYKIITSQVFRGQDKLPGRNYDEQVVGGSGPIDGREFSAQTGFYVRKFMDPATGSGQIGTQSEVWWIRYRYGEVLLNIAEDEFELGNLDSAAFFLNQVRARAGLTMPLTTADITFDRIVHERRVELAFEGHELFDNKRWRIADKVWNGEQITASDLINNIGKASTPNTMVYGLWPYKVYRPGKPEDGKWLFKVVKPNEVTAAHRFLIGNYYSQIDQSVLSNNPKIIKNPNQ; encoded by the coding sequence ATGAAAAAGTATTTATTGCATATCACGCTTCTCCTGCTGTTGTTTAGCAGTTGCAACAATAAAGATTTCCTCACAAACCAGCCGAAGTCCATTCTTACAACGGACCAAGTATTCGCAAATGCTGATTTGGCATATTCCGCATTAGCATCTTTATATGCAGGATATGTGGATCAGCAAACAATTACCAACTGGGTGGAATTTACCAACTTCGATGAGGCATTCCCTTCGGAAGCAGGAAATTATTGGCGAGTACAGCAGATAAACTACCCTTACGACTGGTGGAATCTTTGGAATTATGATTACATCAGAAACATCAATTTATTCATTCAGAATTGCGAAGCATCTACTGCTCTTTCCGACGCAGACCGGACCCGTTTTATTGCAGAAGCCCGCTTTTTGAGAGCAGCCAATTATTTTGAACTGGTCAAAAGAATGGGCGGCGTTCCTATCATTACCGTCCCTCTTACTTATGATTATAGTGGCGACCCCACTTCCTTGCAATTTCCAAGAAATAAAGAATCAGAAGTCTATGATTTTGTCCTCAATGAATTAGACACCATTAAAAACCTGTTGCCCGACGATGCTGCTATACAGGACAGGGCAACTAAAGGCGTTTGTCTCGCTATGCAGGCAAGAGCAGCTTTGTACGCAGCATCAATAGCAAAATATGGCGCCAATACTCCGGAAGTTTCTTTGCCCGACGGCGAAGTGGGCATTCCTGCTTCTCAGGCAAATGCTTATTATCAAAGGTCGCGGAATGCTGCAATGGAATTGATTAATAGTCATAAATACAGCTTATATATGAAAACACCGGACGACCTCTCGACAAATTTTGCCGCGCTTTTTTACGATAAATCGAATAACCCGGAAGTCATCTTCGCGCAAAATTTTAAATTAAAAAGTGGAACTGTTGAAGGCTGGACACTAAACAATCAACCGATGGCAATTGCAGAAGAATCACAGGGCGGCAGAGTAAATCCATCGTTGAACCTTGCTTTGCAGTATGAAACTTTGGATAATAAATATGCGCCGTACAAAACCAATGACGGTAGTAATTATATTTATTATGACAACGAAACAGATATTTTCGCCAATAGAGATGCTCGGTTAGCAGGCACATTCATTTTGCCCGGAAGCCAGTTTAAAGGCAAAGACGTGGACATATGGGCAGGTTATATCTTACCGGACTCCAACTATAAAATAATTACTTCACAGGTTTTCAGAGGACAAGACAAACTGCCTGGGCGCAACTACGACGAACAGGTCGTGGGCGGTTCCGGTCCAATAGACGGGCGCGAGTTCAGTGCGCAAACCGGATTTTACGTACGAAAATTTATGGACCCGGCTACCGGCTCTGGTCAAATCGGCACACAGAGTGAAGTATGGTGGATTCGTTACAGGTATGGCGAAGTATTGCTGAATATTGCTGAAGATGAATTTGAATTGGGCAACTTAGATTCCGCCGCTTTCTTCCTGAATCAAGTAAGAGCAAGAGCGGGTTTAACTATGCCGCTTACCACCGCAGACATCACATTTGACAGAATTGTTCACGAAAGAAGGGTAGAACTTGCATTTGAAGGACATGAATTGTTTGACAATAAACGCTGGCGCATTGCCGACAAAGTCTGGAACGGAGAGCAAATAACGGCAAGCGATCTTATCAATAACATAGGCAAAGCATCAACTCCCAATACAATGGTTTATGGTTTATGGCCTTACAAAGTATATCGACCCGGTAAACCAGAAGACGGCAAGTGGCTTTTCAAAGTTGTCAAGCCCAATGAAGTTACCGCCGCACACAGATTCTTAATTGGCAATTATTATTCTCAAATTGACCAGAGCGTGTTAAGTAACAATCCTAAGATTATAAAGAATCCCAACCAGTAA
- a CDS encoding DUF3823 domain-containing protein, whose amino-acid sequence MKNIKSWLKLLAGIGTIACLHGCKKDNYASPNIKFTGNVVYKGQPIGVKNNGGGTVYFELWQSGFGKSGPIDIFLNQDGSFSALLFNGNYQLIFPTSQGPFVSSSDTIPLTLSGNQTMDIEVTPYYLINNAQFSLATDSTVTASCSVSQIIQGENAKSIESIALFVNRTSFVDDDNEIARASVNGADITNLNSIHFTTKIPTNINNGNIGVANQNYFYARIGLKISGVDDMIFSDIQKIEF is encoded by the coding sequence ATGAAAAATATAAAATCATGGCTAAAACTCCTGGCAGGAATTGGAACAATAGCTTGTTTACACGGATGTAAAAAAGATAATTACGCATCTCCAAATATCAAGTTTACCGGAAACGTTGTTTATAAAGGACAGCCAATCGGCGTAAAAAACAATGGCGGCGGAACAGTATATTTTGAGCTGTGGCAATCGGGTTTTGGCAAAAGCGGACCAATCGATATTTTTCTCAATCAGGATGGTTCTTTTTCCGCACTGTTATTTAATGGAAATTATCAATTAATTTTCCCCACTTCCCAAGGACCTTTCGTGAGCAGTTCAGATACAATTCCACTTACATTAAGTGGAAACCAAACAATGGATATTGAAGTAACTCCATATTATCTGATTAATAATGCACAATTCAGTCTGGCTACAGATTCTACGGTTACGGCATCTTGCAGCGTAAGCCAAATAATTCAGGGCGAAAATGCCAAAAGCATCGAATCCATTGCATTATTTGTGAACAGAACTTCCTTTGTCGATGACGATAACGAGATTGCCAGGGCATCCGTGAACGGAGCCGATATTACCAATTTAAACAGCATTCATTTTACAACAAAAATTCCGACCAATATCAACAATGGCAACATTGGTGTTGCGAATCAAAATTATTTTTATGCACGGATAGGCTTAAAAATTTCAGGTGTGGACGATATGATTTTCTCGGATATCCAAAAAATAGAATTTTAG
- a CDS encoding TonB-dependent receptor produces MRLTTLLLLVTALQVRAKTEAQTITLTGNNITLEKALTDIQNQSKYAFFWTDQLINSAPHINVHFKNYPLRQALDSVLKNLPLSYKIENRFVYIIPKVQNNNSGFAILADITVHGTVTDSLKHPIAGVSVIIKGSTKGTITGSDGTYSITVRKGDILQFAYIGYKTKEIVVGEKNVIDVRLDEQNSFLNDVVMIGYGTRKKEDVSAAVSTITSKDMEDSHNGSTVSSTLSGKIPGVTFRMSDSRPGASASISIRNMGSALFIIDGIQQDEGQFNNISPNDIESITVLKDASAAVYGVEAANGVILVTTKRGKLSSKSQVNINAYTGWQNWSRFPKTTNNYEWQEGKVEADVNEGRTPISPDELAKYKAAATSKSADTGIYRSFDWYDFIVKGNSPLTNLNLNFTGGTDKINYYVSLSNLFQNSVLGREYKFNRTNIQSNIDAQISKSFKIGAQINGRVEDRQNPGVPGTDDYWEARFAILRNAPWERPYANDNPAYLNEIGHDNENWGLLNNQLSGHYRDTWRVLQTNLTAEWKAPLKGLTFKGLFSYYYANEILNNQEYTYVTYSYNQADSTYVPVGGSSNPWRERNQRTILSSDIQLQADYNHSFGKHNIGLTFVNERNKREDMSNWVHAVPTSNELPLIYVSILDTYNDADVTTSKIGYIGRFSYNYDNTYYLDVAGRRDASYILSPDHKWGTFPSVTASWRVTKEKFIQNWLSPSILSEFKIRASYGLTGDDRNLPIDEFSYLEAYNYNSGSPAILDGNAVIISSYRGIPVTNITWIKSHMLDIGFDYGLFNNKLNGTFDYFKRKRTDIPGTKYDVLLPSELGYTLPPESIENNSDKVQGLEGSVNYSGKIKNVNFTVAANLTYARPYTVATYQPKFYNALDQYFNSNENRPNNLFWGYIAEGQFTSQQQINDYPVNEDGQGNKTLLPGDIIYKDLNGDKVIDQNDTRPIGWGAGQNPIFNGGLNLSVNWKGLDLSMDFTYGSGYTFNQNYEMRWPYQNGGALQERFYESHWHHEDIYDVNSPWVPGKYPAFRYNDGGGNDYNKNSTFWLVNVKYFRSRNIELGYSLPKAWLAKVKFTKARFYVNFSNLFSIDNVHQFGIDPEISDENGLTYPQSKYVNVGVNLAF; encoded by the coding sequence ATGCGTTTAACCACACTCCTCTTGCTTGTTACTGCGTTACAGGTACGTGCAAAAACCGAAGCGCAAACAATAACGCTTACAGGCAATAATATTACATTAGAAAAAGCATTGACTGATATTCAAAATCAATCGAAATATGCTTTTTTCTGGACCGACCAATTGATAAATTCGGCTCCTCACATTAATGTCCATTTCAAAAATTATCCGCTCCGGCAAGCATTAGATTCAGTACTAAAAAATCTTCCTCTTTCTTATAAAATAGAAAACAGATTTGTATATATCATCCCAAAAGTGCAAAATAATAATTCAGGTTTTGCCATACTTGCAGACATTACTGTCCATGGTACAGTAACAGATTCGTTAAAACATCCCATCGCAGGAGTATCTGTAATAATCAAAGGTTCAACCAAAGGCACCATTACCGGCTCCGATGGTACTTATTCAATTACTGTACGCAAAGGAGACATTCTTCAATTTGCTTATATCGGGTATAAAACCAAAGAAATAGTTGTAGGGGAAAAGAATGTCATTGATGTCCGGCTTGACGAACAAAATTCATTCCTGAATGATGTTGTAATGATTGGTTACGGAACAAGGAAAAAAGAAGACGTATCTGCCGCCGTCTCTACCATCACAAGTAAAGATATGGAAGACTCCCACAACGGCTCTACGGTCAGCAGCACATTATCCGGCAAAATCCCGGGAGTTACTTTCCGTATGTCGGACAGCCGCCCGGGAGCAAGTGCAAGTATTTCCATCCGCAATATGGGAAGTGCCCTATTTATAATTGACGGAATACAACAGGACGAAGGACAGTTTAACAACATTTCGCCCAATGATATTGAAAGCATCACAGTATTAAAAGATGCCTCCGCAGCGGTATATGGCGTAGAAGCGGCAAACGGCGTTATACTTGTTACCACCAAACGAGGTAAGCTTTCTTCCAAAAGTCAGGTCAATATTAATGCTTATACAGGCTGGCAAAATTGGTCAAGATTTCCTAAGACAACAAATAACTATGAATGGCAGGAAGGTAAAGTAGAGGCTGATGTGAATGAAGGGAGAACGCCTATTTCCCCTGATGAATTGGCAAAATATAAAGCCGCTGCAACCTCAAAATCGGCAGATACCGGCATTTACCGCAGTTTCGACTGGTACGATTTTATTGTAAAAGGCAATTCTCCATTGACCAATCTCAACCTAAATTTTACCGGTGGTACCGATAAAATTAACTATTACGTTTCGCTTTCTAACCTTTTCCAAAACTCTGTACTTGGCAGAGAATATAAGTTTAACCGCACCAATATTCAAAGTAACATTGATGCACAGATTTCCAAAAGCTTTAAAATAGGTGCGCAAATCAATGGGCGCGTAGAAGACCGGCAAAATCCCGGTGTGCCGGGTACTGATGATTATTGGGAAGCGCGCTTTGCCATTCTCCGCAATGCACCATGGGAAAGACCATATGCCAACGATAATCCAGCCTATCTTAATGAAATAGGACACGATAATGAAAACTGGGGGTTGCTCAACAATCAATTATCCGGTCATTATAGAGATACATGGCGAGTGTTACAAACCAATCTTACGGCTGAATGGAAAGCGCCCCTAAAAGGGCTTACATTCAAAGGCTTGTTTTCCTACTACTATGCTAATGAAATATTGAACAACCAGGAATATACTTATGTTACTTACAGCTACAATCAGGCAGATAGTACATATGTTCCGGTAGGCGGGAGTTCCAATCCCTGGCGAGAAAGAAACCAGAGAACAATTTTATCTTCCGACATTCAATTGCAGGCAGATTATAATCATTCTTTCGGCAAGCACAATATAGGATTGACTTTTGTAAATGAAAGAAACAAACGCGAAGATATGAGCAACTGGGTTCATGCCGTTCCTACTAGCAATGAGCTCCCGCTCATCTATGTCAGCATACTTGATACTTATAATGATGCAGATGTTACTACCAGCAAAATAGGCTATATTGGTCGTTTCAGCTATAATTATGATAATACATATTATCTGGATGTTGCGGGCAGAAGAGATGCCTCCTACATTCTATCTCCCGACCACAAATGGGGTACATTCCCATCCGTAACGGCAAGCTGGCGTGTAACCAAAGAAAAATTCATTCAAAATTGGCTAAGCCCGTCCATACTCAGTGAGTTTAAGATTCGCGCTTCTTACGGTCTTACCGGCGATGACAGAAATTTACCTATTGATGAATTCTCTTATCTTGAAGCGTATAATTATAACTCAGGCTCTCCGGCTATATTAGACGGGAATGCTGTTATTATTTCTTCATACAGAGGCATACCGGTTACTAATATTACCTGGATTAAAAGCCACATGCTGGACATAGGTTTCGATTATGGATTATTCAACAATAAATTAAACGGGACATTTGATTATTTCAAAAGAAAAAGAACAGACATTCCCGGAACAAAATATGATGTCCTGTTGCCGAGCGAATTAGGCTATACCCTACCGCCCGAGAGTATCGAAAACAATAGCGATAAAGTTCAGGGATTGGAAGGTTCCGTAAACTACAGTGGAAAAATTAAGAATGTAAACTTTACCGTTGCTGCAAATCTTACTTATGCGAGACCATATACGGTAGCAACATATCAACCGAAGTTCTATAATGCGTTGGACCAATATTTCAACAGCAATGAGAATCGTCCGAACAATCTTTTCTGGGGATACATAGCCGAGGGACAATTCACGTCTCAACAACAAATCAATGATTACCCTGTAAATGAAGATGGACAAGGTAATAAAACATTACTTCCCGGCGATATTATCTACAAAGACCTGAATGGCGACAAAGTTATTGACCAAAATGATACACGGCCAATTGGCTGGGGCGCAGGACAGAATCCTATTTTCAACGGCGGGCTAAATTTATCGGTCAATTGGAAGGGACTTGATTTAAGTATGGATTTCACTTACGGTTCGGGATATACATTTAATCAGAACTATGAAATGCGCTGGCCCTACCAGAACGGAGGTGCTTTGCAAGAACGGTTTTACGAAAGCCACTGGCATCACGAAGATATTTATGATGTAAACAGTCCGTGGGTTCCTGGTAAATATCCCGCATTTCGTTATAACGATGGCGGCGGCAATGACTACAATAAAAATTCAACTTTCTGGCTTGTGAATGTAAAATACTTCCGCAGCCGCAATATTGAATTAGGCTATTCTTTACCCAAAGCATGGCTTGCAAAAGTAAAGTTTACGAAAGCAAGATTCTATGTCAATTTCAGTAATCTTTTCTCAATAGACAATGTTCATCAGTTTGGGATAGATCCTGAAATCAGTGATGAAAACGGACTTACTTATCCGCAGAGTAAATATGTAAACGTAGGCGTAAATCTTGCTTTTTAA